One stretch of Nocardia mangyaensis DNA includes these proteins:
- a CDS encoding class I SAM-dependent methyltransferase, translating into MDSVEDVLTRLRRYPDVEAPNLYAVDAADRLILDTAADALAAVGSGEVAVIGDAYGALTIGAATRHDLTGLRVHQDLITGELALAGNAKNLGLSDRYSSHALDADLLTGARLVLMRLPKMLSGLAETAEAIARHAAEDVVVFAGGRDKYLTQAMNGVLAESFARVRAGRGRQKSRVLVVDGPLPVGESHFPVREHLIEINGDVVAYGATFSGPRLDIGTRFLLEHLDRMKPDAREAIDLGCGTGILAVALAKSRPHIRVVGTDQSAAAVASARATAAANDVADRVTVVRDDAMSSAADNSADLVLCNPPFHVGAAVHTGSAIKMFAETGRVLRPGGELWTVYNSHLNYRGVVERMVGHTDVIGRNQKFTVTRSVRGLRDVQR; encoded by the coding sequence GTGGACAGTGTCGAGGACGTATTGACCCGGCTGCGCCGGTATCCGGATGTGGAGGCGCCGAACCTCTATGCCGTCGACGCGGCCGATCGATTGATCCTCGACACCGCCGCCGACGCGCTGGCGGCGGTGGGTAGCGGCGAAGTTGCGGTGATCGGTGATGCCTACGGTGCGCTCACCATCGGCGCGGCCACTCGTCACGACCTCACCGGCCTGCGGGTGCACCAGGACCTGATCACCGGCGAACTCGCGCTCGCGGGCAATGCCAAGAACCTCGGGCTCAGCGACCGCTACAGCAGCCACGCCCTCGACGCCGATCTGCTCACCGGCGCGCGCCTGGTCCTGATGCGCCTGCCCAAGATGCTGTCGGGCCTGGCCGAGACGGCCGAGGCCATCGCCCGCCACGCCGCCGAGGATGTGGTGGTGTTCGCGGGTGGGCGCGACAAGTACCTCACTCAGGCCATGAACGGCGTGCTCGCCGAATCGTTCGCCCGGGTGCGAGCGGGGCGGGGCAGGCAGAAGTCGCGGGTACTCGTCGTCGACGGGCCGCTGCCGGTCGGCGAGTCCCACTTCCCGGTGCGCGAGCACCTCATCGAGATCAACGGCGACGTCGTCGCTTACGGCGCCACGTTCTCCGGTCCGCGCCTCGACATCGGTACCCGTTTCCTGCTCGAACACCTGGACCGGATGAAGCCCGACGCCCGCGAGGCCATCGATCTGGGCTGCGGCACCGGCATCCTCGCGGTGGCGCTGGCCAAATCACGCCCGCACATCCGGGTGGTCGGCACCGATCAGTCCGCGGCGGCAGTCGCCTCGGCCAGGGCCACCGCGGCGGCCAACGACGTCGCCGACCGGGTGACGGTGGTGCGCGACGACGCGATGTCCTCGGCCGCGGACAACAGCGCCGACCTGGTGCTGTGCAATCCGCCGTTCCATGTCGGCGCAGCCGTGCACACCGGTTCGGCGATCAAGATGTTCGCCGAGACCGGCCGCGTGCTGCGGCCCGGCGGTGAGCTGTGGACGGTCTACAACTCGCACCTGAACTATCGCGGGGTGGTCGAACGGATGGTGGGGCACACCGACGTCATCGGAAGGAACCAGAAGTTCACGGTGACGCGGTCCGTTCGTGGTCTGCGCGACGTACAACGATAG
- a CDS encoding acetyl-CoA C-acetyltransferase, translated as MPEAVIVSTARSPIGRAVKGSLAGMRPDDLTAQMVRAALAKVPALDPTQIDDIILGTGSPAGEGGFGMGRIVAIELGLDVVPGTTVQRYCASSLQTTRMAFHAIKAGEGDVFISAGVETVSRYARGSADSSPDTRNTLFDEAVARTAKAAEGGAGVWHDPRQDGLLPDAYIAMGQTAENVASLTGISREDQDHWGVRSQNRAEEAIKAGFFEREISPVTLPDGTVISKDDGPRAGVTYEAVSQLKPVFRPDGTVTAGNCCALNDGAAALVIMSDTKAKELGLTPLARIVSTGVSGLSPEIMGLGPIEAVKKALALAGKSVSDIDLFEINEAFAVQVLGSARELKIDEDKLNVSGGAIALGHPFGMTGARITATLLNNLTTYDKQFGVETMCVGGGQGMALVIERL; from the coding sequence ATGCCAGAGGCCGTCATCGTCTCCACCGCCCGTTCCCCCATCGGTCGTGCCGTCAAGGGTTCACTCGCGGGAATGCGTCCGGACGACCTGACCGCGCAGATGGTGCGGGCCGCGCTGGCCAAGGTGCCCGCGCTCGACCCGACGCAGATCGACGACATCATCCTCGGCACCGGCTCCCCCGCCGGTGAGGGTGGCTTCGGGATGGGCCGCATCGTCGCCATCGAGCTGGGCCTCGACGTCGTCCCCGGCACCACCGTCCAGCGCTACTGTGCGTCCTCGCTGCAGACCACCCGGATGGCCTTCCACGCCATCAAGGCAGGCGAGGGCGATGTGTTCATCTCCGCCGGCGTGGAGACCGTCTCGCGCTACGCCCGTGGTTCGGCCGACAGCTCGCCCGACACCAGGAACACCCTGTTCGACGAGGCCGTCGCCCGCACCGCCAAGGCCGCCGAGGGCGGCGCGGGCGTCTGGCACGACCCGCGTCAGGACGGCCTGCTGCCCGACGCCTACATCGCGATGGGCCAGACCGCCGAGAACGTCGCCTCGCTGACCGGCATCAGCCGCGAGGACCAGGACCACTGGGGCGTGCGCTCGCAGAACCGCGCGGAGGAGGCCATCAAGGCCGGCTTCTTCGAACGGGAGATCTCGCCGGTCACCCTGCCCGACGGCACCGTGATCAGCAAGGACGACGGCCCGCGCGCCGGCGTCACCTACGAGGCGGTCAGCCAGCTCAAGCCGGTCTTCCGTCCCGATGGCACCGTCACCGCGGGCAACTGCTGCGCGCTCAACGACGGCGCGGCCGCGCTGGTCATCATGAGCGACACCAAGGCCAAGGAACTGGGCCTGACCCCGCTGGCCCGCATCGTGTCCACCGGTGTCTCGGGCCTGTCGCCCGAGATCATGGGCCTGGGCCCGATCGAAGCGGTCAAGAAGGCCCTCGCCCTGGCGGGCAAGTCGGTCTCCGACATCGACCTGTTCGAGATCAACGAGGCCTTCGCGGTGCAGGTGCTCGGTTCGGCGCGTGAGCTGAAGATCGACGAGGACAAGCTCAACGTCTCCGGTGGCGCGATCGCGCTGGGCCACCCGTTCGGTATGACCGGTGCCCGCATCACCGCCACGCTGCTGAACAACCTCACCACCTACGATAAGCAGTTCGGCGTGGAGACCATGTGCGTCGGCGGCGGCCAGGGCATGGCCCTCGTCATCGAGCGGCTGTAA
- a CDS encoding SGNH/GDSL hydrolase family protein, whose translation MSAPRISWRTAVVTGATTVLAGSGAGTVSWATYRLLMTQAGAARAVIGRDTSKPPEADGVYAPGATLPEPWRKGTPVDLHLMVFGDSTAAGLGCLSAADVPGVRLARGLAEATGQRIRLSTKAISGATSKGLAGQVDAMFVAGPAPDAAVILVGANDITKKHSIRASAHRLAMAVARLREADALVVVGTCPNLGTVIAIPQPLRTVVANWSVRLAKAQTVAIRMAGGIAVPMGSPLVASEFKAAPEILFATDGFHPSAAGYELAAAQLLPVLVDAVRTRPALPIAHSET comes from the coding sequence GTGAGCGCACCTCGAATCAGCTGGCGGACCGCGGTCGTCACGGGAGCCACCACCGTGCTCGCCGGGTCCGGCGCGGGCACCGTTTCCTGGGCCACCTATCGCCTGCTGATGACCCAGGCCGGGGCCGCCCGCGCGGTCATCGGCCGCGACACGTCCAAGCCGCCGGAGGCCGACGGGGTGTACGCGCCCGGCGCGACGCTGCCCGAGCCGTGGCGCAAGGGCACGCCCGTCGATCTGCATCTGATGGTCTTCGGCGATTCCACCGCGGCCGGGCTCGGCTGCCTCAGCGCGGCCGATGTGCCGGGAGTACGGCTGGCCCGCGGGCTCGCCGAGGCCACCGGGCAGCGCATCCGGCTCAGCACCAAGGCGATCTCGGGCGCCACCTCCAAGGGCTTGGCCGGGCAGGTCGACGCGATGTTCGTGGCGGGCCCCGCGCCCGACGCGGCGGTCATCCTGGTCGGCGCCAACGACATCACCAAGAAGCACTCGATCCGGGCCTCGGCCCACAGGCTGGCCATGGCCGTGGCGCGGTTGCGCGAGGCCGACGCGCTGGTGGTGGTCGGCACCTGCCCGAACCTGGGCACCGTCATCGCGATCCCGCAGCCGCTGCGCACGGTGGTGGCGAACTGGAGTGTGCGCCTGGCCAAGGCACAGACGGTGGCCATCAGGATGGCCGGTGGGATCGCGGTCCCGATGGGTTCACCACTGGTCGCCTCCGAGTTCAAGGCCGCACCGGAGATCCTGTTCGCCACCGACGGCTTCCACCCCTCCGCCGCGGGGTACGAACTGGCCGCGGCACAGCTGCTCCCCGTCCTGGTCGATGCGGTGCGCACCCGCCCTGCCCTTCCGATCGCGCACAGCGAGACGTAG
- a CDS encoding Bax inhibitor-1/YccA family membrane protein: protein MRTSSNPVFKNLPRQEGVGGYANFGSGTAGAVQLGKQQQYGEYGQQYGQPYQQGPATRTMTIDDVVTKTGITLAVLTVAAIASYALSTANPSLAPLFVIGGGIIGLVLVLVATFGNKMDNPAIVLSYAAFEGLFLGALSLMFTDVTFGGVGGSALIGQAVLGTFGVFFGMLVVYKTGAIRVTPRFTRMLIGAMVGVLVLMVGNLVASFFTDGGFGLRDGGPLAIVFSLVCIAIAAFSFLLDFDAADQLIRAQAPEKAAWGVALGLTITLVWLYIEILRLLTYFQRD, encoded by the coding sequence GTGCGTACCTCATCGAATCCGGTGTTCAAGAACTTGCCTCGCCAAGAGGGAGTCGGCGGTTACGCGAACTTCGGTTCGGGCACCGCCGGCGCGGTCCAGTTGGGCAAGCAGCAGCAGTACGGCGAATACGGGCAGCAGTACGGCCAGCCGTACCAGCAGGGCCCCGCCACCCGCACGATGACCATCGACGACGTGGTCACCAAGACCGGCATCACCCTCGCGGTGCTGACCGTCGCGGCGATCGCCTCCTACGCGCTGTCCACGGCGAACCCCTCGCTGGCACCGCTGTTCGTCATCGGCGGCGGCATCATCGGCTTGGTGCTGGTCCTCGTCGCGACCTTCGGCAACAAGATGGACAACCCGGCCATCGTCCTGTCCTACGCGGCGTTCGAGGGCCTGTTCCTCGGCGCGCTGTCGCTGATGTTCACCGATGTCACCTTCGGCGGAGTGGGCGGAAGCGCCCTGATCGGCCAGGCGGTGCTCGGCACCTTCGGCGTGTTCTTCGGCATGCTCGTGGTCTACAAGACCGGTGCCATCCGCGTGACCCCGCGCTTCACCCGAATGTTGATCGGCGCCATGGTCGGTGTGCTGGTGCTGATGGTCGGCAACCTGGTGGCGAGCTTCTTCACCGACGGCGGCTTCGGCCTGCGTGACGGTGGCCCGCTGGCGATCGTGTTCAGCCTGGTCTGTATCGCCATCGCCGCGTTCAGCTTCCTGCTGGACTTCGACGCCGCCGATCAGCTGATCCGCGCCCAGGCTCCCGAGAAGGCCGCCTGGGGCGTGGCCCTCGGCCTGACCATCACCCTGGTCTGGCTCTACATCGAGATCCTGCGCCTGCTGACCTACTTCCAGCGCGATTGA
- a CDS encoding cystathionine beta-synthase, which produces MRIADHVVDLIGNTPLVRLNSVVGPGAGLVAAKIEYLNPGGSSKDRIAVKMIEAAEEDGLLKPGGTIVEPTSGNTGVGLALVAQQRGYKCVFVCPDKVSEDKRNVLRAYGAEVVVCPTAVPPEHPDSYYNVSDRLVREIEGAWKPNQYSNPGGPESHYETTGPEIWRDTEGKITHFVAGVGTGGTISGTGRYLKEVSGGKVKIVGADPEGSVYSGGTGRPYLVEGVGEDFWPTAYDPSIPDEIIAVSDADSFEMTRRLAREEGLLVGGSCGMAVVAAIEVARRDPDAVVVVLLPDGGRGYLSKIFNDKWMSSYGFLTTPLEAGPEPLVGDVLRGKSGALPDLVHTHPSETLRDAIEILREYGVSQMPVVGAEPPVMAGEVAGSVTERDLLSAVFEGRAQLTDSVAQHMSPSFPLIGSGEPLSSATKALSDSDALMVVEDGKPVGVITRHDLLGFLSTGSI; this is translated from the coding sequence ATGCGCATTGCGGATCACGTTGTCGACCTCATCGGTAACACCCCCCTGGTTCGGCTGAACTCGGTGGTCGGCCCGGGAGCGGGTCTGGTGGCCGCCAAGATCGAATACCTCAATCCGGGCGGCAGCTCCAAGGACCGGATCGCGGTCAAGATGATCGAGGCGGCCGAGGAGGACGGGCTGCTGAAGCCTGGCGGCACCATCGTGGAGCCCACGTCCGGCAATACCGGTGTCGGTCTGGCACTGGTCGCCCAGCAGCGCGGGTACAAGTGCGTGTTCGTCTGCCCGGACAAGGTCAGCGAGGACAAGCGCAACGTGCTGCGTGCCTACGGCGCCGAGGTCGTGGTCTGCCCGACCGCCGTGCCGCCGGAGCACCCCGACAGCTATTACAACGTCTCCGATCGCCTGGTCCGCGAGATCGAAGGTGCCTGGAAGCCCAACCAGTACTCGAACCCGGGCGGCCCGGAGAGTCACTACGAGACCACCGGCCCCGAGATCTGGCGCGACACCGAAGGCAAGATCACCCACTTCGTCGCGGGCGTCGGCACCGGCGGCACCATCAGCGGCACCGGCCGCTACCTCAAGGAGGTCTCCGGCGGCAAGGTCAAGATCGTCGGCGCCGATCCCGAGGGCTCGGTCTACTCCGGCGGTACCGGCCGCCCCTATCTGGTCGAGGGCGTCGGCGAGGACTTCTGGCCCACCGCCTACGACCCGTCCATCCCCGATGAGATCATCGCCGTCTCCGATGCCGACTCCTTCGAGATGACCCGGCGCCTGGCCCGCGAGGAGGGCCTGCTGGTCGGCGGTTCCTGCGGCATGGCCGTGGTCGCCGCGATCGAGGTGGCCCGTCGCGATCCCGACGCCGTCGTGGTCGTGCTGCTGCCCGACGGTGGCCGCGGCTACCTGTCGAAGATCTTCAACGACAAGTGGATGAGCTCCTACGGCTTCCTCACCACGCCGCTCGAGGCGGGCCCCGAACCCCTGGTCGGCGATGTCCTGCGCGGCAAGTCCGGCGCCCTGCCCGACCTGGTCCACACCCACCCCTCGGAAACCCTGCGCGACGCCATCGAGATCCTGCGTGAATACGGCGTCTCCCAGATGCCCGTCGTCGGCGCCGAACCCCCCGTCATGGCGGGCGAGGTCGCGGGCAGCGTCACCGAACGCGACCTGCTCTCGGCCGTCTTCGAAGGCCGAGCCCAGCTCACCGACTCCGTCGCCCAGCACATGAGCCCGTCGTTCCCCCTGATCGGTTCGGGCGAACCCCTCTCCAGCGCCACCAAGGCCCTCTCCGACTCCGACGCCCTCATGGTCGTCGAAGACGGCAAGCCCGTCGGCGTCATCACCCGCCACGACCTCCTGGGCTTCTTGAGCACCGGCTCCATCTGA